The genomic stretch CGGAGCCGGCGGCTCCCCGCAAGATTCCGGTCTCGTTCTCGACCACTCCCTCGGCGACGCTCTACCTCGACGGGAAGGAAGTCGGAGAGACGGTCCCTCGCAAGACGCTGAAGCTCGACGAAGGCAAGCACACGCTGCGGTTCGAGCTGGAAGACGGCACGACGTTCGAACAGGCGTTCGAGGTCGGACGCGGCGGGCAGGACAGCTTCTTCCACCAGTTCCCGATCGGGTCGATCCTCGTCACCGCCGGACCGGAGTGGAAGGGCGCGAAGGTCCTCGTCGACTCGAAACTGCGCGGCCGGATCCCCCTGTCGGGCGTGCTGATGGCTTCGCCCGGCGCGCACGAGATCGCCGTGATCGCCGACGGGATCCCCCCCGTCCTGAAGACGATCAAGGTCGAGGCGAATCATCGGGAAGAGGTCCACATCGCCGCGCCGGAGAAGACCCCTTGAGGAAGCTCTCCGCTCTCGCCCTGCTCCTCCTGGTCTCCGCCGCCGCGTTCGCCGCGGACACGGACAAGATCGTGGCCGACGCCCGACGGGCGTTCGAGGCGGGGAAGTTCAAGGAAGCCGCCGCGAAGTACCTGCAGGCCGCCGCCACTCCCGACCTCACCGCGGATCAGGTCTCCGATTTCTCGCTGCAGGCGGCATGGGCTTCGTACATCGGCGGCGACGCTCCCGCGTCGCGCGACGCCCTGAAGAAGGCGTTCGCCGCCCGTCCCGACATGGAAGTCCTCCCGGAGTTCTACAGCCAGGACTTCGCCAATCTCGCCGGAGCCGTCAAATCACAGACCGCGCCCGCGCCGAAGGCCGACCTCGAGGAGCTGAAACGGAGCGCGCGCGAACGGCTCGCGGGAGGCCTCGCGCAGGACGTCGTCTACGATCTGAAGAGGGTCGGCGAGACGAACGATCCCGAGATCCACCGGCTGCTGGCCGAGGCCTACGACAAGCTCGGAAAGAGCGCCGAGGCGGACGCCGAACGCAAGCGCGCCGAAGGGGCGGCATCCGGGATCACCACGTCCTCGATCGGCGCCCTTCCGACGTCCGCGCCGCCGCCGCCCGCTCAGGCGGGGCCGTCGGACATCGCTCCCCTCCTGGCGTCCGCCGACGAGGCGCTCGGAAAGAAGGACTGGGCGGCCGCGGCGGCCCTGGCGAAGGACGCGCAGGAGAAGGACCCCCGGAGCGGCGCGGCCCACCGCGTCGGCGGAGACGCCGCGCTCGGCGCCGGCGACACGGCCACCGCGGAGCGGGAGTACATCGCCGCGGCGACTCTCGATCCGGCGGACGCGAAGGCGCAGATCGGCCAGGGAAGAGTCGCCGACATCAACCACCAGCCCAACACCGCCGCCGCGCACTACCGCAAGGCGCTCGAGCTCGATCCGAAGGCGCTCTCCGCCGCGCTCGCCCTCGGCGAATCGCTCAACGAAGCGGGAGACAAGTCCGCGGCGCGCCAGGCGTTCGGCCGCGCGACCGAGATCGCGCCGGGCGACGCGGCCGCCCGCGACCGTTTCGCCGTCTTCCTCGCCGCCGAAAACGAGCCCGCGGCCGCGATCGAACAGGGGATGGAGGCGGTCAAGGCGGCGCCGGACGTCGCCGCCTATCACGCCCATCTCGGCCGCGCCTACGCCGCGATGAAATCGGCCCCGGAAGCTGAGCGGGAGCTTCGCGAGGCCGTTCGCCTCGACGAGAAGGACGAAGCGTCGTGGGTGGCGCTCGGCGGGGTCCTGAAGGCCGCCGGAAAGAACGCCGACGCCGCCGACGCTTACGGCCACGCGCTCGCGCTCGCGCCCCGCGACGAGACGGCGATCCTCGGCCGAGCGACCGCGCTCGCCGACACCGGGCGATGGGAAGACGCCGAGCAGCTCCTCAAGAGCGCCGCCGCCGAGATGCCGGGCTCCGCCGCGATCGTGCACGATCTCGGCGTCGCCGAGTTCCGGCTGGGGAAGTGGGACGCGGCCGTCGAGGCGCTCCAGAAAGCCGCGGCCGCCGCGCCCGGGTCCGCCGAGACGAAGGCCGCGCTCGCGCGCGCCGTCGCGGTCCGGGACTTCCTGGCGGCCGCCCGGCCGATCGCGCCCGCCGCCCCCTGACCGACGATCCGGATTCACGGATGGACGGGACCGTCGCGGGACGCGACGAGCCGCGCCGGCTTCCGGTCACGCCGGACGAGGAGTTCCTCCACGGCGAGCCGCCCCTGTCGACGCTCTTTCCCGGCGCGCTCGGCGAATCACCGCTCGAAATCGAGTTCGGAACGGGAAAGGGGCGGTTCCTGATCGAATCGGGCCGGCTCCATCCGGGCCGCCGCTTCCTCGGCATCGAGCGAAGCCTCGCCTACTACCGGATCGCGCGCGATCGGATCGCGGGATCCGGTCTCGCCAACGTCCGGGTCCTCCGGGCCGACGCGGCCGAGGTGGCGGAGCGCCTCCCGCCGGGCGCCGTCTCCGCCTTCCACGCGTACTTCCTCGACCCCTGGCCCAAGAAGAAACAGCAGAAGCGGCGCCTCCTCGGCGAGCACTTCTTCGCGGCGGCCGCCATTCCGGCCCGCTCGGGCGGGCTCTTCCGCATCGTCACCGACCACGCCGATTACGGCGACGCGATCGCGCGGGCCATCGACCACGCGATCGCCGCGGGCACTCCGTGGCAGAGGGCCGCGTGGGATTCCGCGCCGCCCCCTCCCCCGACGCACTATGAGCTGAAGTATCGAGCGGCGGGGCGGAGCTTCCGCCGCTTCCTCCTGGTCAGAACCTAGCCGGGCTCGGACGCTTGACCCGCGACTCGCCGACCCGTGACTGCGGCTACGCCGCGGGTTCTTCCGCGAGGACTCTCTTCCAGAACTTGGCGAAGTAGTCCGCGGCCGACGCCACGGCGAAGAACACGACCGTGTAGAGCGCCACCTGGGACGTCGTGTAGAGGAATCCGTATCGGAAGCTCACGATCAGCAGCGAGATCGCCACGATCTGCGTGAACATCTTGAATTTTCCGAGCGGCGAGGCGGGAATCACGATGCCACGCGCCGCCGCGATCGACCGAAGGCCGGAAACGGCGAACTCCCGCCCCACGATGAC from Thermoanaerobaculia bacterium encodes the following:
- a CDS encoding tetratricopeptide repeat protein, with amino-acid sequence MRKLSALALLLLVSAAAFAADTDKIVADARRAFEAGKFKEAAAKYLQAAATPDLTADQVSDFSLQAAWASYIGGDAPASRDALKKAFAARPDMEVLPEFYSQDFANLAGAVKSQTAPAPKADLEELKRSARERLAGGLAQDVVYDLKRVGETNDPEIHRLLAEAYDKLGKSAEADAERKRAEGAASGITTSSIGALPTSAPPPPAQAGPSDIAPLLASADEALGKKDWAAAAALAKDAQEKDPRSGAAHRVGGDAALGAGDTATAEREYIAAATLDPADAKAQIGQGRVADINHQPNTAAAHYRKALELDPKALSAALALGESLNEAGDKSAARQAFGRATEIAPGDAAARDRFAVFLAAENEPAAAIEQGMEAVKAAPDVAAYHAHLGRAYAAMKSAPEAERELREAVRLDEKDEASWVALGGVLKAAGKNADAADAYGHALALAPRDETAILGRATALADTGRWEDAEQLLKSAAAEMPGSAAIVHDLGVAEFRLGKWDAAVEALQKAAAAAPGSAETKAALARAVAVRDFLAAARPIAPAAP